The Bos indicus isolate NIAB-ARS_2022 breed Sahiwal x Tharparkar chromosome 27, NIAB-ARS_B.indTharparkar_mat_pri_1.0, whole genome shotgun sequence genome contains the following window.
cactctgtataaccggctccagtttcatccacctcattagttgCTTTTATTGAAAGTCTTTTCTGTAAACTTACAAGATACTGAAAAcgttttttcttcatttaaggaTATTCTGCCTTTGGGAcatctctggcagtccagtggttaggactctgcacttccattgcaggggggtctcaggtttgatctctggtaggCAAACTAAAATCCGTCATGCCATGcagggcagccaaaataaaattctgtcttGAACAATTAAGTTCAGTAaaggtttataacaacagtaGCCACCTAACTCCATCTAGcatccatttttctcttcccagCTTTTATCTTTTCCTGTTCTGTTGGTAGTACAATTCTATAAGAGTTATCAGAGAAACCAGGATTCACGTTAAACTTAATGAACACCTTTGAATCCTGCTTAGTTGCTGTATGATGATACTTAGAAGCTGGGCAAAATTAACAGGATTCTGTCTTAGTCCATGTGGactgctataacagaataccatggactgggcggctgaaacaacagacatttatttctcacaattctgggaCTGGAAAATCCAAGATCGAGGCACctgcagattcagtgtctggtgagagtgtccttcctggtttgcagacagCCATACCCTCACattgcagagagagagagctctaGTCTCTTCCTCTCCTCATAAAGGCACACCACGAAGGCTGCAAGTTCATGACCTCATCTGaacctaatcacctccccaaaACTCCCACCTCTTAGTAGCATCGCCCTGGGGATTAGGGCTTGAACATGGGGATCAGTTTAGGGGGGCACCATTCTGTCCATAAGCAGACTTAAAACACTCCAGAATCAACCACACCCCTCTCCTTCCATTCTCATGAGTGTGTCCTTTGGTTTCAGGTGTTCCCACCCCAAGCCAAGAAATTCTCCGGCACACGCTGAACACGCTGGTCCGGGAGAGGAAGATCTACCCGACTCCTGATGGCTACTTCATCGTCACTCCACAGACTTATTTCATAACTCCTTCCCTCATAAGAACTAACAGTAAATGGTACCATCTGGACGAGAGGATACCTGATCGGTCTCAGTGTACCTCTCCCCAGCCGGGGACCATCACGCCCTCTGCCTCAGGCTGCGTCAGGGAAAGAACGTTGCCCAGGAACCACTGCGACTCCTGCCATTGCTGCAGGGAAGACGTGCATGCCGTGCACGCGGCCACCCTGCAGAGGAAGCCCGCCAAGGACTGCAAAGACCCTTActgccctccttccctctgcCAGGTGCCAGCCACTGAAAAGAGTAAAAGTACTGTCAACTTCTCGTACAAAACGGAAACCCTCTCCAAACCGAAAGATGGTGAAAAGCAGTCCAAGAAATTCGGGCTCAAGTTATTCCGGCTCAGCTTTAAGAAGGACAAGACCAAGCAGCTAGCCAACTTCTCCGCCCAGTTTCCTCCCGAAGAGTGGCCCCTGCGAGACGAGGACACGCCGACCACCATCCCTCGGGAGGTGGAGATGGAGATCATCAGGCGTATTAACCCGGACTTGACCGTGGAAAACGTCATGCGGCACACTGCACTGATGAAGAAACTTGAAGAAGAGAAAGCGCATCGGAGTAAAGCCGGGTCCTCCGCCCATCACAGCGGAAGAAGTAAAAAGAGCCGGACTCACCGCAAATCCCACGGAAAGTCTCGGTCGCACAGCAAGACGCGAGTATCCAAGGGAGACCCATCCGATGGTTCCCATCTGGATATCCCAGGCGAGAGGGAGTATGACTTTTGTGATCCTCTTACCAGGGCCCCCCGGGAGGGCTGCTTCATCATCGAACACAAAGGGGATAACTTCATCATGCATAGCAACCCGAACGTGATTGAGTCTCATTTCCCCATGACCCCAGAATGGGACGTGTCTGGGGAACTGGCCAAAAGGAGGACTGAAATGCCTTTTCCTGAGCCTTCCAGGGGAAGCTCACACTCGAAAGTGCACCGAAGCCACAGCCATACCCAGGACCGAAGATCCAGGAATGAGAGATCCAACAAGGCCAAGGAGAGGTCCAGATCGATGGATAACTCTAAAGGCCCTCTGGGTGCTTCTTCTCTGGGGACGCCTGAAGACCTGGCCGAAGGCTGTAGCCAAGATGACCAGACCCCCAGCCAATCCTACATTGACGACAGTACTTTAAGGCCTACACAGACTATCGGTCATCAAAGGGCTCACGTTTCGTCTGCAAGCTATAAAGAGGTGTGTATTCCAGAAATAGTCAGTGGCAGCAAGGAACCGCCCAGCGCTTGCAGCCTCTTGGAGCCAGGCAAAGCGCCAGAGAGTTTGCCATCCTTCGGTGAACTCAACTCTTGTCCAACAAAGACGGCTGCAGATGACTATTTCCAGTGCAACACTTCCAGTGAGACGGTGCTCACGGCGCCGTCCCCTCTGGGGAAGAACAAAGAGGACCACGACACTCTGACCCTGGTGGAAGGGGTGAAAAAGCTGCCTCTGTCGGACAGGCAGGCCCCTCATTCCTCCAGGGAGCCTGCAGGGCACAAGGAGGAGTCGCCAAAGGGGCCGGGCGGGGGTCCAGTCGCTCCAGGCACGGTAGTCGAAGGCCTTGCCAACGGACGCCTCATCCAGCATCATGGCGCCGAGCCCAGCACCCTGGACAAGAGGAAAGAGATATTCAGCAAAGACACACTGTTCAAACCTCTTCACAGCACCTTGTCTGTAAACAGCTATCACAAATCAACCCTGTCCCTCCTCAAATCGCACCCGAAGACCCCTGCCGACACACTGCCAGGCCGATGCGAGAAACCAGAGCCGTCCCTGGGGACCTCGGCCACCCCTGCCCTGCCGGCCTCCCAGCGTCAGCAGGAGTCAGTGGGGAACCAGGAGGCCTCTTTCGACTATTACAACGTCTCTGATGACGACGAGTCTGAGGAAGGGGCCAACAAGAAcgcagaggaggagaaaaacagaGACGATGTAGGTACCATGCAGTGGCTtctggagagggagaaggaaagagacttGCAGAGGAAATTTGAGAAGAACCTCACCCTGCTCGCCCCAAAGGAAGCcgacagcagcagcaaccagaggGCCACCCATTCGGCACGTCTAGACAGCATggacagcagcagcatcacagtGGACAGTGGATTCAACTCCCCACGGTAGGGAGCGGCGTCTGTGCGTGCACACAAACGTCCACCGGGGCCTGGGGCTTTATGCAGGTTAACTCAGAGTTTCTAATTTCAGTCTCAGTTCTGTGAAAGAGGGTGAAGAGTTGTGTGAGTTGTATTGTTAACAGCCTGTTTCTGACTTCTTTTTCAGGAATTGAAACAAATGTTTCTGCAGCTGTAGAGATCACCAATCTGGACTGGTGGGTTGGCTCCTTCCCGTCCAATCTAAGACCAACATTTCCCAGTATTTCGATGTTGATATTGCCACCATGCTGATAAAGGAAGGgttgttcgtttttttttttttttttctttaagtctttcAAAAAACAGTAGTTTTTTTGAGTAAAATGAGTAGTCAGTGTGATGGTGGGAGGTAGGGGTTGGGAATAACTTGATTGACTCAAAGATGGGGAATCCATCTAGTGAGAATATAATAGCTCATCTCACAACCTCTGCAGCAGATCTAGAAGCTTGTTATCGTCTCAACCCTGACTTTCTGTGCAGCCTGCACCCCTTGCTCTCATACACCTTCCTCTCACCACTCAAAAGTCTGCAGGCACGTGGAACTGGTCCCGTCCCAGAAAGACTGGGGGCCTGTGCTCCGTTAGATCGAAGTGCATGCCAgcactttcttttctcctcctgcagAATCGGCACTTTGTAGGCACGCCGATCGTGGTGCCTTCCTTTTGGTAGGTGCTGGTAATTCAGCAGAGGGTTAACGGCTGAGTGTGCAGTGCCCAGTGGCCACAGCCAGGGCACTGAAGTGGTTCAGGGGGTTAGGAAGCAAAAGGGAGTCTAtgccactttcctttttttttctccttaattcttccttctcttccaagAGCGACTTGGGACCTGACTCTCCTTCTGAATTCTACTCCAGATTGGTGACTCTGAGATGCAGAAATACTGTTGAGAGATTGACATCTCCCATTAGTTGTGATTCCCAACTTTTTATAGCAGTTTGTATTTGAACAAGTCCAAGATAcgaatatgtatttcttatatttattttaattattaagaaTTAAAATTAGTTGCGTTGTAATCCTTTGACTCTGTCTCTGGGTAATTTGGAGACAGAGCATCCCAAAACAAGAACAGGGAATCATTCATCTGTTTGCCTCCTGTTAGACCTTGGTTATTTCTTAAAGGGCTAGTTctttattaccattatt
Protein-coding sequences here:
- the STOX2 gene encoding storkhead-box protein 2 isoform X1 → MKKTRSTTLRRAWPSSDFSDRASDRMRSRSEKDYRLHKRFPAAFAPQASRGYMTSGDVSPISMSPISQSQFIPLGEILCLAISAMNSARKPVTQEALMEHLTTCFPGVPTPSQEILRHTLNTLVRERKIYPTPDGYFIVTPQTYFITPSLIRTNSKWYHLDERIPDRSQCTSPQPGTITPSASGCVRERTLPRNHCDSCHCCREDVHAVHAATLQRKPAKDCKDPYCPPSLCQVPATEKSKSTVNFSYKTETLSKPKDGEKQSKKFGLKLFRLSFKKDKTKQLANFSAQFPPEEWPLRDEDTPTTIPREVEMEIIRRINPDLTVENVMRHTALMKKLEEEKAHRSKAGSSAHHSGRSKKSRTHRKSHGKSRSHSKTRVSKGDPSDGSHLDIPGEREYDFCDPLTRAPREGCFIIEHKGDNFIMHSNPNVIESHFPMTPEWDVSGELAKRRTEMPFPEPSRGSSHSKVHRSHSHTQDRRSRNERSNKAKERSRSMDNSKGPLGASSLGTPEDLAEGCSQDDQTPSQSYIDDSTLRPTQTIGHQRAHVSSASYKEVCIPEIVSGSKEPPSACSLLEPGKAPESLPSFGELNSCPTKTAADDYFQCNTSSETVLTAPSPLGKNKEDHDTLTLVEGVKKLPLSDRQAPHSSREPAGHKEESPKGPGGGPVAPGTVVEGLANGRLIQHHGAEPSTLDKRKEIFSKDTLFKPLHSTLSVNSYHKSTLSLLKSHPKTPADTLPGRCEKPEPSLGTSATPALPASQRQQESVGNQEASFDYYNVSDDDESEEGANKNAEEEKNRDDVGTMQWLLEREKERDLQRKFEKNLTLLAPKEADSSSNQRATHSARLDSMDSSSITVDSGFNSPRTRESLASNTSSIVESNRRQNPTWSPAHGGAGPAFSFRASTDPPTNEAEKLQKPSNCLQASVTSV
- the STOX2 gene encoding storkhead-box protein 2 isoform X3, which encodes MSPISQSQFIPLGEILCLAISAMNSARKPVTQEALMEHLTTCFPGVPTPSQEILRHTLNTLVRERKIYPTPDGYFIVTPQTYFITPSLIRTNSKWYHLDERIPDRSQCTSPQPGTITPSASGCVRERTLPRNHCDSCHCCREDVHAVHAATLQRKPAKDCKDPYCPPSLCQVPATEKSKSTVNFSYKTETLSKPKDGEKQSKKFGLKLFRLSFKKDKTKQLANFSAQFPPEEWPLRDEDTPTTIPREVEMEIIRRINPDLTVENVMRHTALMKKLEEEKAHRSKAGSSAHHSGRSKKSRTHRKSHGKSRSHSKTRVSKGDPSDGSHLDIPGEREYDFCDPLTRAPREGCFIIEHKGDNFIMHSNPNVIESHFPMTPEWDVSGELAKRRTEMPFPEPSRGSSHSKVHRSHSHTQDRRSRNERSNKAKERSRSMDNSKGPLGASSLGTPEDLAEGCSQDDQTPSQSYIDDSTLRPTQTIGHQRAHVSSASYKEVCIPEIVSGSKEPPSACSLLEPGKAPESLPSFGELNSCPTKTAADDYFQCNTSSETVLTAPSPLGKNKEDHDTLTLVEGVKKLPLSDRQAPHSSREPAGHKEESPKGPGGGPVAPGTVVEGLANGRLIQHHGAEPSTLDKRKEIFSKDTLFKPLHSTLSVNSYHKSTLSLLKSHPKTPADTLPGRCEKPEPSLGTSATPALPASQRQQESVGNQEASFDYYNVSDDDESEEGANKNAEEEKNRDDVGTMQWLLEREKERDLQRKFEKNLTLLAPKEADSSSNQRATHSARLDSMDSSSITVDSGFNSPRTRESLASNTSSIVESNRRQNPTWSPAHGGAGPAFSFRASTDPPTNEAEKLQKPSNCLQASVTSV
- the STOX2 gene encoding storkhead-box protein 2 isoform X2: MEPVQKGPGDVSPISMSPISQSQFIPLGEILCLAISAMNSARKPVTQEALMEHLTTCFPGVPTPSQEILRHTLNTLVRERKIYPTPDGYFIVTPQTYFITPSLIRTNSKWYHLDERIPDRSQCTSPQPGTITPSASGCVRERTLPRNHCDSCHCCREDVHAVHAATLQRKPAKDCKDPYCPPSLCQVPATEKSKSTVNFSYKTETLSKPKDGEKQSKKFGLKLFRLSFKKDKTKQLANFSAQFPPEEWPLRDEDTPTTIPREVEMEIIRRINPDLTVENVMRHTALMKKLEEEKAHRSKAGSSAHHSGRSKKSRTHRKSHGKSRSHSKTRVSKGDPSDGSHLDIPGEREYDFCDPLTRAPREGCFIIEHKGDNFIMHSNPNVIESHFPMTPEWDVSGELAKRRTEMPFPEPSRGSSHSKVHRSHSHTQDRRSRNERSNKAKERSRSMDNSKGPLGASSLGTPEDLAEGCSQDDQTPSQSYIDDSTLRPTQTIGHQRAHVSSASYKEVCIPEIVSGSKEPPSACSLLEPGKAPESLPSFGELNSCPTKTAADDYFQCNTSSETVLTAPSPLGKNKEDHDTLTLVEGVKKLPLSDRQAPHSSREPAGHKEESPKGPGGGPVAPGTVVEGLANGRLIQHHGAEPSTLDKRKEIFSKDTLFKPLHSTLSVNSYHKSTLSLLKSHPKTPADTLPGRCEKPEPSLGTSATPALPASQRQQESVGNQEASFDYYNVSDDDESEEGANKNAEEEKNRDDVGTMQWLLEREKERDLQRKFEKNLTLLAPKEADSSSNQRATHSARLDSMDSSSITVDSGFNSPRTRESLASNTSSIVESNRRQNPTWSPAHGGAGPAFSFRASTDPPTNEAEKLQKPSNCLQASVTSV